The Coprobacillus cateniformis DNA window TACAATAGTTATGAGTGAAGATATAATCACTTCAATTAACATGTCTATGATCTCCTCTATTGTGGAGTTCCAGCAACATCATTATTGTATCTTAGAAATAGCTATTACTTGTCGCAAGCTAATTCCTAGCTTTCAATTTATAAATAAAAAAGATACAGATTGTATCTTTAAAAATATCTTCTTCTCTTGTTTTTATAGGAATATTTATATGACATAGATAATGTCGTTTTATTTTGAGAAACTATATATAATCCTATACATTCACATCCTGATATGAGTGCAAGGATAGGTGTAAAATCTGTGAGAATATCTAAATGAAGATTTGAAATACCTAGAATTGTAGCTACAGCAAAAATAACAAGGCTTAAAATCATGCCTAATTTCATCATAACAGTCCCTTCCGATTTTTGTAAACATAAAAACCATAAACCAATGGTAATTCCTATAACGAGTGCTTCAAACACAAGCTTTTGTGGTATTGTTACAAATTGCATAATACTTATAAAAATAATTATCAAATATGGTAAAAGAATACCTACAATTTTATTCATCACAAAACACCTCCATGATATTTAATTATAGTGGAGTTATCTCTATCATGCAAGAAAAAACGCTAAGATTTGACATAACAATAAAAGTCCCTTAACAGGACTTTTTGTTTATAGTGATTGTAAACTTTACACCTCTTGATGTATTTTCTACATAATATCCATAATGATGAAGATCTAAAATTGTTTTGCAAATAGCTAGTCCTAGACCTGTCCCTTCACGATCACTTGAGACATATGTATCCCATATTCTATTCATTTGATCTACTGAAATGAATTCTCCTTCATTTTCAATAGATATAATATTCTCATTATATACAATATAAATATGTTTATTTTTTGGTGTATGCTTAATAGCATTGCTCAAGAAATTCTTAATAACCATTTGCATACGTACAACTATAAAAATCTTGACAAAAAGTTGCCAAACAAAAACTAATAAAATCTCTAGCGTTTTGCTCCCTATAAGGGTGGGGGAAGTTGTCACAAAGATTCTTTGCAATTTCTTTATCATTCGCAAACTCAACTAAATCGGTAATTCCACTCTATAAGTTGCATTTTTCTTCTCTTTTTATGAAACAGCTACAAGAAATCTTTCTAAGCCAATACCACTTATCAAACAGCGTTCTTTTTTATTTCCAAGCATTTGATAAGTCCAGTCAACAAATCCACCGTCAGCCACTTCAACGGTTTCATTTCCTTGTTTGACTGATAATTTGAAATTGATACCTTTATAATAATTATTATCAACATCTTCATTATCAATTGATAACTCTATATTAGGAAAAATAAGTTTGATAGTTTCAACCATTCTGTCGAAAAATCTGTCATTATCTTTGTATCCGTTTCTTTTGCGTAGAGTAATAGATAAATGAACATTTTCTATTTCACTTAATATATCTTTATAATAGTTTAAGTGCTTTTCTAACAACATTTTTTCACAAGTGTAAGACCCTGTATCTATACCAGATGAAACCATACAATATAAGCCAAAATGTGAATATAAACCTTTACCCTCAAAATTTTGTGCTCTTATTACCCTAGCAGTAGTAGCCATGTGGATAGGTATTGTATTATTTTCTTCTTTTCTTTTTAACTTATCAGCAATAATTATTGCTAACATATTTGAGGGGTCTGAAAGTGTTTCTGTCCCTCGTAGAGCACTTACTACGTTATATTGATCTACAGAGCCAAAAACGCTACAGCTACCTAATGGAGCAGAGGGAGAAAGCATAATCGTCTTGATATCCATATTGCGTGCTTTTCTCAATAATTTTGATTCCAAAGTATGAATTTCTTCTGGATCCATACTGCTAGGGAAAGTAAATCTATTTAGTTGGTATGACTTTAGAATATCAGTTGCAGTTAAAGTATTTGCTTGTCTATCAAACACTTCTAAGAGAAGTGAGTTCAAATCTGATTTTGATAGAGCTGATAACTTATCAACTATATTCTTATCCCCAATTTTATTTGTAATTCTACTTAAAATATCACTCATAGTTATCCTCCATACTGTTACTTTCAAAATAATTTTTGAGTAAATCTTGAAAATACTGTAATGCAACTCTTTCAGCTTCAACCTTTTTGACAATAGGACTTTGTGATAATTCTTCTCTTAACTCAAGATACAGATTGATAGTAGCCTGCAATGCATTAACGCAGCTTTCATATTCATGAGTAGCAACCGTCCTTTCTAATGCTTCAATATATTGGGGTGCGTCTAATTCAATTTTTCTAACTCCACGAGGTAATTTACCTAAGAGAAGCTGTATTAATGGGGCAAGTACTGATTGTCTTAAAAAAGATAAAAAATCAATTGTTTCAAATAGTTCTCTACGTCCAATCTTCGTACAAGCGTAATGAACCCAAATCCAAAATCTATCTTCAATCCACTGTAAGTCTGGAGTTGGGAAGTGTGCTTCTTTTTTAGAATAAATTTTTGTTATGCAGTTGTTTTCTTCATAGAGAATAGCTGAATCTTCAACCCTATCTAGTAAACCATCTAAGGTTGTAAACTTAAAATCAACATGAAGAATAGGGGAATCATAGAGGGAAATTATCAATCGAGGTTCTCCAACATGTTCGCCAGTAAAAGCAGAAACTAATGTTCCAAACTGTTCGACAATAAGTAATCTCTCTTCGATAACTTCTTCATAGGATTTATCATCTACTACAATTAGAAAATCCAAATCAGAATACTCATCTAGCGATTTTGTGATATAAGAACCACTAATTGCAAGTCCTATTATTCTACTATCTCTTTTTGAAAATTCTAATACCTTTTGTATCATTTCCTGTTGTGTTTTAGTCATAATATAACACCTCTCACTTTCTTTTATTAACTATCAATCCAACATAATTATGCATAGGAATATTATATAATGAAGAAATAAAAAAAATAGGTCACTTGACCCGAAATAAAAAAATATTGAATAATTATTATCCAATACTTTTTTGAAATTATACTTATGTTGTAGGAAGATTCTTTAATACCTCTTGCTGATTAATTACACTAAATCTTTTGTTTTCATAAGCAATGAGATGTTCTTGTACACATTCATTTATAGCACGATTAATGCTTCTAATTGGAGCGTTTACTTCGCTAGCAAGCTGTTTTTTGGTAAGCAGATTTAATTCACTTCTATAATAGTGTAAAGATATACACCTCAGAAGTCGTTCTTTCACACTTAAAGATGATAATTCTTCAATTAATTCAGCATTTAAAACTAATTTACTAGATATTTCTCGAATCAGAAATTTTGTAGCTTCAAAATCTCCCCTTAACCAGTTTAAAAAATCATCTCTATGAAGTTTATATACATTACAATCTGTGAAAGCGACAATTTCAACGGGTTTTTTCCCATCATTAAATTGTTCCATTTCTCCAAAAAAAACTACCACTTCTATAAAGATGAATAGTTGAGATGTTTCCTTTCACATTTAAGATGAATGCTTCTGCAATACCGTCAATCATAAGAATTACATATTCATTTTCTTGCTCAGCAAAAAGAATAGTCTCTTTCTTTTTATACGTTTTTTTAATAAGCTTCTTTTTAATATCTTCATTCATAAAATCAATTAAATGCATATTCATCTCTGGTATATTATAAATGACTCATTTCATTAGTCACTTATAGTACACCTTCTCCTTTCTACTGACCTAGTTATCTGTGGGTGATTACAGTTTAGTTTTACTATAATATGAATGTATGTAAATTGTGTGAAAAAACGATATTCTTAGGAATATCGTTATAATAAATGGATATCATGATCAGCGCATTGTTTCATTGTATCTTCGTCCCATAAAGAAGCTTGAACTTCGCCAATATGAGCCTTTCTTAAAAAGAACATACATAAACGACTTTGACCAATCCCACCACCAATACTGAGTGGTAAAACATGATTGATAATATTTTGATGGTAAGGTAATTCTAAACGATCATTTGCATGAGCTTTTGTTAATTGCTCTTTTAATGCTTTATCATCAACACGAATACCCATACTTGAGATTTCTAATGCATCATCTAACTGTGTATTGTAGACAAGAATATCTCCATTTAATGACCAGTCATCATAATCAGGTGCACGTCCATCATGTTTATGACCAGATTTAAGGATATCACCAATTTGAAGTATACAAACAGCTTTATGTTCTTTCGTAATCATTCTTTCTCTTTGCTTAGGCGTTAAATCTGGATATTTATCTTCTAATTCCTGAGAAGTTATAAAGAAGATTTCATCAGGCAAAATAGATTCTCCTAATTGTGGATAGTGTCTAATCATTAAGAATTCTACATCTAATAAAGCATTGTAAATCTTTGATACAATTGCTTTAAAATAATCTAAAGTTCTATCAACTTCAGAAATGACATATTCCCAATCCCATTGATCTACATACATAGAATGAATGTTATCTAATTCTTCATCTTTTCTAATTGCATTCATATCAGTATATAAACCAGTATGTTTTTCAAAACCATAACGGTGTAACGCATCTCTTTTCCATTTTGCTAATGAATGAATAATTTCTATCTCATCATCATGATTTAATTCAAATGATGTAAAAGATACAGGTTTCTCTATCCCATTTAAATTATCATTTAAACCTGTATTTTTTAATAAAAATAATGGTGCTGATACACGTGTTAAACGTAATTGTTCTGCAAGTCTTCTCTCAAAAGTATCCTTAATCATTTTAATAGCAACTTCTGTTTCGATTAAGTTCAAATGAGGTTTATAGTCTTCTGGTATAATCATCTTGCTCATAGAATTCTCCCCCTTAGATATTTTTACCTATTATAGTCTATTCAGGAGCGTTAGTCAAAATAATCATGAATGATAAGAATATTTTTGAATGGAAATGAATTCATGCTATAATTTCAATGGAAGGGATGATGAACATGGACCGATTGAAAATCATAGTTTCTGCAGCATTATATTTAGGTGATATTGCATTTATATATGGTATTTATATACTTTGCGCACATAAAATACCTTATGCAAAGAAAATAAGTATTGATGAAGCAAATATTAAGGACTTTTGTTTAAGAGAAGGACTTATATTTATGGGGTGGGGATGTCTTTCATTACTTATGACTATTTATATAGCACTCACGAATCATGTTCCTGAAAATTATTTAATTGTTTTGAGTTTTTTAGGTATGTTTATTTTATTGCTTTTGAGAATTAAAAACAATAAACATTATATGAAAGATTGATATGTTAAAACGTATAAACTATATAGGAATATACATTCTTTGATAGGAATCAAATTGGTATAATTCATAAATAATAAAGATATAATGTAGATTTTTTCTAATAATATTGACTTACAAAATAAAATTGTATACAATTAGACAAATAATTGATTGGGGGAGTTAAAATGAAAGAGAAAATGTATTTAAGTACAAGAGGAGATCAAAAGCCATTAAATTTTTATGAAGCTATTTTACAAGGAATTGGAAGTGATGGGGGACTGCTTGTTCCTGAATTTGACGTAGATCAAAAAGATTTAAAAGCATTGCTTCATATGAACTATGTAGATATGGCAACTGAGATTATTTCAACTTTTACACCAGATGATGTGAAGGAAGATATTCGTAAACTTTGTCAGAAGGCTTATGGTGATGGATTGTTTCCAAAAGATGTTGTTCCTGTTGAAAAAGCAGGCGATGTTTATGTTGCTGAATTATTCCAAGGCCCAACAGCGGCATTTAAAGATATGGCATTGTCATTATTGCCACATTTTATGACTTTCTCTTTAAAACAAAAAGGTGAAAATAGGGAAGTGATGATTTTAGCAGCAACTTCTGGTGATACTGGGAAGGCTGCTTTAGAAGGGTTTAAGGATGTGAAAGGAACTTGTATCAAAGTTTTTTATCCAATTGATGGTGTTTCACCTATCCAAAAACAACAAATGATTACACAAACTGGAGATAATGTCGATGTTATTGGAATTAGAGGGAATTTTGATGATGCCCAAACTGCCGTTAAAAAAGCTTTTAACTCTCAAGAATTAAAAGACTTATGTCATCAGCATAATGTTTTCCTTTCATCTGCAAACTCAATTAATATTGGAAGATTAATTCCACAAATTGTTTATTATTTCTATTCATATTTAACTTTAGTTAATCAAAAAGAAATTAAATTAGGAGATGAAATTAATTTTACGATTCCTAGTGGTAACTTTGGTAATTGTTTAGCAGGTTATATTGCTAAAAATATGGGATTGCCAATTCAAAAATTTATTATTGCTTCTAATAAAAATAATATTCTAACTGATTTCTTTCAAACTGGACAATATGATGCCAATAGAGAATTCTATAAAACAAATGCCCCTGCTATGGATATCTTAGTTTCAAGCAATCTAGAAAGATTGGTTTACTTTTTATGTCAAGATGCATCTAAGGTAAATTCATATATGCAACAATTAAATGAAACAGGTGTTTATAAAGTGGATAATGATATCTTTGCAAAGGTTCAAGAAAACTTTGCTGCTGGTTGGTTAAATGAAACTAATGTATTAGATACGATTGGAAGTTGTTATAAAGAGACAGGTTATTTATTAGATACACATACAGCAGTGGGTTATGGTGTATATAAAGAATATCAAAAACAAACAAATGATCAAACAAAAACAATTCTCTTATCTACAGCTTCACCATATAAGTTCCCTAGTTCTGTATACCAGGCGGTTACAGGAGGAATCTTGGATGAATATGAAGCTATTGATGCATTAAATGAAAAAACAAAAGTTGCTATTCCTACACCTTTACAAGGTATTAAAGATAGAGAAGTACTACACAAAAAGGTTATTGATAAAGAAACAATCATTGACTTTATTGGTGATCAAATTAAGGAGTTATAATTATGAAAGTGAAAGTCAAAGTTCCTGCGACAAGTGCAAACTTAGGTCCTGGATTTGATGTGGCAGGACTCGCAGTCACATTATATAATACATTTACTTTTGAACTTTTAGATGATGGTTTAGAAATTACAGGTTGCCCTGAACAATTCTGCAATGCTGAGAATATGACATATCAAGCATTTGTAGAGGGAGCCAAAACTTGTGGTTTGTTGTTTAAGGGTTTGCGTATTGAATGTAGTGGTGATGTTCCTTATACAAGAGGTTTAGGTAGTTCTTCAACATGCATTGTTGCTGGTATTGTTGGAGCCTATGCTTTTGTTGATCGCTATGATGAACGTCAGGAAATTCTTGAATTGGCAACCAAAATTGAAGGTCATCCAGACAATGTGGCACCAGCCATCTTTGGCGGTTTAACTGTATCAGTGATGAGCGATGGTGTGACAACACTCAATATTCCCGTAAAACATGATTATCGTTTTGTTGCCATGATTCCACCATTTACTTTATCAACAGAAAAATCTCGTTCAGTTTTACCTCAAGTTTTATCAAGATCTGATGCGATTGCAAATGTTTCCCATTTGGCATTAATGGTTGCTTCGTTAATCAATGGATATGATGATGGATTAAAATTGGGATTTAAAGATCGTCTTCATCAACCTTACCGTGGTCCTTTAATTGAAGGATTTGATGAAATTATGACAATTTTAGAAAATGATGAGAGAGTCCTAGGTGCTTATTTATCTGGTGCAGGACCAACAATTATGGCTGTTATTGATGCAACCGATACAAAGGGTGTAGTTAGAATCAAGGAAGAACTTGGTGATTTGTTAAAAGACTGGCAAGTTGAAAAACTTGAATTAGATATGCGTGGATATACATGTGATTATGAATAGGGAGAAATCCCTGTTTTCTTTTTGCAAATTTTTATATCGATAAAGTTTGCTCTATGCTATAATGAGGACATGGAATAATCAAACGGTTGGTAGTTATGCCCTGGTCGATGGATCGAGGGTCGTTCACCTTGTTAACATAGATATCTTCTGTAGAAGAAATGTGAGAATGGAGGTGATGCACATGAATGAATATCAGATTTTAATGGTTATGATATCCCTTCTGGGATTGTTTGTACCAATGGTAGGAATGATTGTGAAATTGCTTCTTGTCATTATTGAAAAGAACGCAAAAAATAACTACCCCGACTCGTAGGAAAAGTATGGGTAGTTAAAACTCAGAAATCCAGGGCATAACCGCTAATCGATTATTCCTTTCATCTTTATTATAACTATTTTTCAAGAAAAGTAAACAACAATTATAACTAAAAGCAAATATTTGTTGATAATAAATTTAAAAATATTAGAAGGCACTTAATGATTTATGAAAAGATTGATGAGTTCAAAAACTTGAATAAGATATACATGTAATTCGGAATAAGAAAAAAATATATATTTTCTTTTTGCAAATTTATATAGTGATAAAATTTGCTCTGTGCTATAATCTACACATGGAATAATCAAACGGTTGGTAGTT harbors:
- a CDS encoding aminoglycoside 6-adenylyltransferase, yielding MTKTQQEMIQKVLEFSKRDSRIIGLAISGSYITKSLDEYSDLDFLIVVDDKSYEEVIEERLLIVEQFGTLVSAFTGEHVGEPRLIISLYDSPILHVDFKFTTLDGLLDRVEDSAILYEENNCITKIYSKKEAHFPTPDLQWIEDRFWIWVHYACTKIGRRELFETIDFLSFLRQSVLAPLIQLLLGKLPRGVRKIELDAPQYIEALERTVATHEYESCVNALQATINLYLELREELSQSPIVKKVEAERVALQYFQDLLKNYFESNSMEDNYE
- the thrB gene encoding homoserine kinase encodes the protein MKVKVKVPATSANLGPGFDVAGLAVTLYNTFTFELLDDGLEITGCPEQFCNAENMTYQAFVEGAKTCGLLFKGLRIECSGDVPYTRGLGSSSTCIVAGIVGAYAFVDRYDERQEILELATKIEGHPDNVAPAIFGGLTVSVMSDGVTTLNIPVKHDYRFVAMIPPFTLSTEKSRSVLPQVLSRSDAIANVSHLALMVASLINGYDDGLKLGFKDRLHQPYRGPLIEGFDEIMTILENDERVLGAYLSGAGPTIMAVIDATDTKGVVRIKEELGDLLKDWQVEKLELDMRGYTCDYE
- a CDS encoding Crp/Fnr family transcriptional regulator, with translation MEQFNDGKKPVEIVAFTDCNVYKLHRDDFLNWLRGDFEATKFLIREISSKLVLNAELIEELSSLSVKERLLRCISLHYYRSELNLLTKKQLASEVNAPIRSINRAINECVQEHLIAYENKRFSVINQQEVLKNLPTT
- the asnA gene encoding aspartate--ammonia ligase; the encoded protein is MSKMIIPEDYKPHLNLIETEVAIKMIKDTFERRLAEQLRLTRVSAPLFLLKNTGLNDNLNGIEKPVSFTSFELNHDDEIEIIHSLAKWKRDALHRYGFEKHTGLYTDMNAIRKDEELDNIHSMYVDQWDWEYVISEVDRTLDYFKAIVSKIYNALLDVEFLMIRHYPQLGESILPDEIFFITSQELEDKYPDLTPKQRERMITKEHKAVCILQIGDILKSGHKHDGRAPDYDDWSLNGDILVYNTQLDDALEISSMGIRVDDKALKEQLTKAHANDRLELPYHQNIINHVLPLSIGGGIGQSRLCMFFLRKAHIGEVQASLWDEDTMKQCADHDIHLL
- the thrC gene encoding threonine synthase; amino-acid sequence: MKEKMYLSTRGDQKPLNFYEAILQGIGSDGGLLVPEFDVDQKDLKALLHMNYVDMATEIISTFTPDDVKEDIRKLCQKAYGDGLFPKDVVPVEKAGDVYVAELFQGPTAAFKDMALSLLPHFMTFSLKQKGENREVMILAATSGDTGKAALEGFKDVKGTCIKVFYPIDGVSPIQKQQMITQTGDNVDVIGIRGNFDDAQTAVKKAFNSQELKDLCHQHNVFLSSANSINIGRLIPQIVYYFYSYLTLVNQKEIKLGDEINFTIPSGNFGNCLAGYIAKNMGLPIQKFIIASNKNNILTDFFQTGQYDANREFYKTNAPAMDILVSSNLERLVYFLCQDASKVNSYMQQLNETGVYKVDNDIFAKVQENFAAGWLNETNVLDTIGSCYKETGYLLDTHTAVGYGVYKEYQKQTNDQTKTILLSTASPYKFPSSVYQAVTGGILDEYEAIDALNEKTKVAIPTPLQGIKDREVLHKKVIDKETIIDFIGDQIKEL
- a CDS encoding ATP-binding protein; translation: MIKKLQRIFVTTSPTLIGSKTLEILLVFVWQLFVKIFIVVRMQMVIKNFLSNAIKHTPKNKHIYIVYNENIISIENEGEFISVDQMNRIWDTYVSSDREGTGLGLAICKTILDLHHYGYYVENTSRGVKFTITINKKSC